A genomic window from Gossypium hirsutum isolate 1008001.06 chromosome D12, Gossypium_hirsutum_v2.1, whole genome shotgun sequence includes:
- the LOC107939786 gene encoding LOW QUALITY PROTEIN: mucin-19 (The sequence of the model RefSeq protein was modified relative to this genomic sequence to represent the inferred CDS: inserted 1 base in 1 codon) has protein sequence MHGRGGGEERKKARHMWTVPTRSTAVLSGDGGASLSSSSSSSTVNFFSKDGRKISVGDCALFKPPEDSPPFIGIIRCLTAGKENKLKLCVNWLYRPAEVKLGKGLLLEAAPNEIFYSFHKDEIPAASLLHPCKVAFLPKDVELPSGICSFVCRRVYDITNKCLWWLTDQDYINELQEEVDQLLYKTRLEMHATVQQGGRSPKPMNGPTSTSQLKPGSDSVQNSASSFPSQGKGKKRERGDQGFEPVKRERTSKMDDGDSGHGRPEVNLKSEIAKITEXGGLEDYAGVEKLVQLMVSERNEKKVDLVSRSMLAGVIAATDKFDCLSHFVQLRGLPVFDEWLQEVHKGKIGDGSGSKDDRSVDDFLLTLLRALDKLPVNLTALQMCNIGKSVNHLRTHKNIEIQKKARSLVDTWKKRVEAEMDAKCGSNQGVPWSARARLSDVSHSGSKHSGSSDVAMKSSVTQLSASKTGSVKLAQGEITTKSASASPGPVKAATSPASASTNLKDGQARNAAVVGTSDPQTTTRDEKSSSSSQSHNNSQSCSSDHGKTGGVSGKEDARSSAAGSGIVAKISGSSSRHRKSINGFPGPSGAQREAGSSKNSSLHRNPASEKVSQSGLTCEKLTDPPTAEGNSHKFIVKIPNRGRSPAQSASGGSLEDHPVMNSRASSPVLSEKHEQLDRNMKEKSESYRANVATDVNTESWQSNDFKDVLTGSDEGDGSPAAVHDEENCRTGEDARKTTEVTKTASSSSGNELKSGKLQDASFSSINALIDSCAKYAEANECLPVGDDAGMNLLASVATGDFSKSDGASPIDSPQRNTPLVEHSSTGNETKLKPSGDEVVQNRNQSVEGADDEHLKQGVAAGNSWPKNAESKTGSSLEKLGELNEHLTSSLPKIADQCPENGKLKEIVMAALVNLPSACTVEKTTDIDDSKERLDKKSDEVDDDCCLDAKQKGNTSEVNEEVIDPGVKVEKEVVEGSSSVPSIEVDADNNKKNVTEDSERSSQTHQKSANVFGHFIKGTDKEALPPGPSRDTVLEHVDEVKAEKDVETDAPSHASHNEKQKPELEIVTAQKGEHVQENIECSEGHEVHGRPSPCKASSETGQTKKPRGSKVTGVEADEAEECTSITTDTPATGVADTDAKVEFDLNEDFNADDGKFVESNNVTAPVQLISSLPFPVSSVSSSLPASITIAAAAKGPFVPPQDLLRTKGALGWKGSAATSAFRPAEPRKSLDMPLGTNNASIPDASTGKQCRPPLDIDLNVPDERVLEDLAFQSSAQGTNSALDLSNNRDFKCGLVGPAPVRSSGGLDLDLNRVDEPADLGNHSTGNSRRIDAPMHPIKSSVGILNGEASFRRDFDLNNGPAVDEASAEPSLFSHHNRNSNVLSQAPVPSLQINNAEMANFSSWFPTGNTYSAVTIPSILPDREQPFPIVATGGTQRVLGPPTGATPFNPDVYRAPVLSSAPAVPFPSTPFQYPVFPFGTTFPLPSTSFSGSSTTYADSSSGGRFCFPPVHSQLLGPAGTVPSHYTRPYVVNLPDSSYNSSAESGRKWGRHGLDLNAGPGGPDIEGRDETAPLASRHLSVASSQSLAEEQARMYQVPGGVLKRKEPEGGWDGYKQSSWQ, from the exons ATGCATGGGCGGGGAGGAGGTGAGGAGAGGAAAAAGGCACGGCACATGTGGACAGTCCCTACACGTTCAACGGCTGTTCTGAGTGGTGATGGTGGTGCttctctctcttcttcttcttcttcatctacCGTTAATTTCTTTTCAAAG GATGGACGTAAGATCAGTGTTGGTGACTGTGCTCTCTTCAAACCGCCCGAAGATTCTCCACCTTTCATTGGAATAATTCGTTGTCTAACTGCTGGGAAAGAAAACAAGTTAAAGTTGTGTGTAAATTGGCTTTATCGACCTGCTGAAGTAAAGCTTGGCAAAGGCCTCCTGTTGGAAGCTGCGCCAAACGAAATCTTTTATTCCTTCCATAAGGATGAGATTCCTGCTGCATCTTTACTCCATCCGTGTAAAGTTGCATTCCTTCCTAAAGACGTTGAACTTCCATCAGGGATTTGCTCATTTGTGTGCCGGCGAGTTTATGACATTACAAACAAGTGTTTATGGTGGCTAACCGATCAAGATTATATTAAT GAACTACAAGAAGAAGTAGATCAGCTGTTGTATAAGACGCGCTTAGAGATGCATGCAACAGTGCAGCAGGGTGGCCGTTCTCCAAAGCCAATGAATGGTCCGACGTCAACATCACAGTTAAAACCTGGTTCAGATAGCGTACAGAACAGTGCTTCCTCATTTCCTTCTCAGGGTAAGGGGAAAAAGAGGGAGCGTGGGGATCAAGGCTTCGAGCCTGTCAAAAGGGAACGTACTAGTAAAATGGATGATGGGGATTCTGGTCATGGTAGACCAGAAGTTAATCTAAAATCTGAGATTGCTAAAATTACTG AAGGGGGACTAGAAGATTATGCAGGAGTTGAGAAATTGGTTCAACTCATGGTGTCTGAGAGAAATGAGAAGAAAGTAGATTTGGTGAGCCGGTCAATGCTTGCTGGTGTCATAGCAGCTACAGATAAGTTTGACTGTCTTAGTCATTTTGTTCAGCTCAGAGGGTTGCCTGTTTTTGATGAATGGCTCCAGGAAGTCCACAAAGGGAAGATTGGAGATGGTAGCGGCTCCAAGGATGATAGATCAGTTGATGATTTTCTTTTAACCTTACTCCGAGCTCTTGATAAGCTACCTGTAAATCTTACAGCTCTGCAGATGTGTAACATTGGCAAGTCTGTGAATCATTTGCGTACTCATAAGAATATAGAAATACAGAAGAAAGCAAGGAGTTTAGTTGATACATGGAAAAAACGAGTAGAGGCTGAGATGGATGCCAAGTGTGGTTCAAATCAGGGTGTTCCGTGGTCTGCTAGAGCTCGTCTTTCTGATGTTTCTCACAGTGGAAGCAAGCACTCTGGATCATCTGATGTTGCCATGAAGAGTTCAGTAACCCAACTTTCTGCCTCTAAAACTGGTTCGGTTAAGCTTGCTCAAGGAGAGATCACGACCAAGTCTGCTTCTGCATCACCAGGGCCTGTGAAGGCAGCAACATCACCTGCCTCAGCCAGTACAAACTTAAAAGATGGGCAGGCACGAAATGCTGCTGTTGTTGGCACCTCTGACCCTCAAACTACCACACGGGATGAAAAAAGCAGCAGTTCTAGTCAGTCCCACAACAATAGTCAGTCTTGTTCTAGTGATCATGGGAAGACTGGGGGAGTTTCTGGAAAGGAGGATGCAAGAAGTTCTGCAGCTGGTTCAGGAATAGTGGCTAAGATCTCAGGTAGTTCTTCACGGCACCGGAAATCCATTAATGGTTTCCCAGGTCCATCAGGGGCTCAAAGGGAAGCTGGATCAAGCAAAAATTCTTCATTGCATAGAAATCCTGCTTCAGAAAAAGTATCACAGTCTGGTTTAACATGTGAAAAGTTAACTGATCCTCCTACAGCTGAGGGTAATAGTCATAAGTTCATTGTTAAGATCCCAAATAGAGGTAGAAGTCCTGCACAAAGTGCCAGTGGAGGATCTCTTGAAGATCATCCAGTCATGAATAGCAGAGCTTCTTCTCCTGTGCTTTCAGAGAAACATGAGCAATTAGATCGTAACATGAAGGAGAAAAGTGAGAGTTATAGGGCAAATGTTGCCACTGATGTGAATACCGAATCTTGGCAGAGCAATGACTTCAAAGATGTGCTGACTGGGTCTGATGAGGGAGATGGTTCACCTGCAGCTGTTCATGATGAGGAAAACTGTAGGACTGGAGAAGATGCTAGGAAAACAACTGAAGTTACAAAAACTGCTTCCTCATCTTCTGGAAATGAACTTAAATCAGGGAAACTGCAAGATGCTTCTTTTAGTTCCATAAATGCTCTAATTGATAGTTGTGCTAAGTACGCCGAAGCAAATGAGTGCTTGCCAGTTGGGGATGATGCTGGAATGAATTTGCTTGCTAGTGTGGCTACTGGAGACTTCTCTAAGTCAGATGGGGCTTCACCGATTGATTCTCCACAAAGAAATACCCCTCTTGTTGAGCATTCTTCCACAGGCaatgaaactaaattaaaacCTTCGGGGGATGAGGTTGTTCAAAATCGGAATCAGTCTGTTGAGGGTGCAGATGATGAGCATCTAAAGCAGGGTGTTGCTGCTGGTAATTCATGGCCTAAAAATGCAGAAAGCAAGACTGGTTCCTCTCTAGAGAAATTAGGAGAGCTGAATGAGCATTTAACTTCATCTTTGCCAAAGATTGCAGATCAATGTcctgaaaatggtaaattaaagGAAATTGTGATGGCTGCTTTAGTCAATCTGCCCTCTGCATGCACCGTGGAGAAAACTACTGATATTGATGATTCCAAAGAGCGCTTGGATAAAAAGTCTGATGAAGTGGATGATGATTGCTGTTTGGATGCTAAACAAAAGGGGAACACTTCTGAGGTAAATGAAGAGGTCATCGATCCAGGTGTAAAAGTGGAGAAAGAAGTGGTTGAAGGTTCTTCATCTGTACCTTCTATTGAAGTTGATGCGGATAATAACAAGAAAAATGTCACTGAAGATTCGGAGAGAAGTTCACAGACTCATCAGAAGTCAGCGAATGTTTTTGGGCATTTCATCAAAGGAACAGATAAAGAAGCACTGCCTCCTGGTCCTTCCAGAGATACAGTTTTGGAACATGTTGATGAAGTGAAGGCTGAGAAGGATGTTGAGACTGATGCACCGAGTCATGCCAGTCACAATGAGAAACAAAAACCTGAGTTGGAAA TTGTTACTGCCCAGAAAGGTGAGCACGTGCAGGAGAACATAGAATGTAGTGAGGGTCATGAAGTACATGGTAGACCATCTCCTTGTAAGGCATCGTCGGAAACAGGACAAACTAAGAAGCCAAGGGGATCTAAGGTGACTGGTGTAGAAGCAGATGAAGCAGAAGAATGCACATCGATCACTACAGATACTCCTGCTACTGGTGTTGCTGATACAGATGCTAAAGTAGAATTCGACTTGAATGAAGACTTCAATGCAGATGATGGGAAATTTGTGGAATCAAATAATGTGACAGCTCCTGTCCAATTAATTAGCTCATTGCCTTTCCCTGTTTCTTCCGTGTCTAGCAGCCTTCCTGCTTCTATTACTATTGCTGCTGCTGCTAAAGGCCCCTTTGTTCCCCCACAGGACCTGCTGAGGACTAAAGGGGCACTCGGTTGGAAGGGATCAGCTGCTACAAGTGCGTTTCGGCCAGCTGAACCCAGAAAAAGTCTAGATATGCCTCTGGGTACAAACAATGCTTCCATTCCTGATGCCAGTACTGGAAAACAGTGTCGTCCTCCATTGGATATTGATTTGAATGTACCTGATGAGAGAGTCCTTGAGGATCTTGCTTTTCAAAGTTCTGCCCAGGGCACAAACTCTGCACTAGACCTTTCAAATAATCGTGATTTCAAATGTGGGTTGGTTGGTCCGGCACCCGTTCGCTCTTCTGGTGGACTTGATCTTGATTTGAACAGAGTTGATGAACCTGCTGATTTGGGTAATCACTCAACTGGAAATAGTCGCAGAATAGATGCCCCTATGCATCCAATAAAATCATCAGTTGGTATTCTTAATGGTGAGGCAAGTTTCCGCAGGGACTTTGATTTGAACAATGGACCCGCTGTTGATGAGGCGAGTGCTGAACCATCACTATTTAGCCATCATAATAGAAACAGCAATGTGCTATCTCAAGCACCAGTTCCCAGCCTGCAGATAAACAATGCTGAGATGGCAAATTTCTCGTCATGGTTTCCTACAGGGAATACATACTCAGCTGTTACTATTCCATCAATTTTGCCTGATAGGGAGCAACCTTTTCCAATTGTTGCAACTGGTGGAACACAAAGGGTGTTGGGTCCCCCTACTGGTGCCACCCCTTTTAATCCTGATGTCTATAGGGCACCTGTGTTGTCATCTGCACCAGCAGTGCCCTTTCCATCAACTCCTTTCCAATATCCTGTGTTTCCCTTTGGAACAACTTTTCCTCTTCCTTCAACCAGCTTTTCTGGCAGTTCAACAACTTATGCTGATTCATCTTCTGGTGGGAGGTTTTGTTTTCCCCCGGTCCATTCACAATTGTTAGGACCTGCTGGCACTGTTCCATCCCATTACACAAGGCCCTATGTTGTTAACCTTCCGGACAGTAGTTATAATAGTAGTGCTGAGAGTGGAAGGAAGTGGGGAAGGCACGGTCTAGATTTAAATGCAGGGCCTGGAGGCCCAGACATTGAAGGAAGAGATGAGACAGCACCTCTTGCATCTCGGCATCTGTCTGTTGCCAGTTCTCAGTCCCTGGCAGAGGAACAAGCAAGAATGTATCAGGTGCCAGGTGGGGTTTTGAAAAGGAAGGAACCTGAGGGAGGATGGGATGGATACAAGCAATCTTCATGGCAGTAG